The Coprobacillus cateniformis DNA window TTTGACATTAAAATAAATAAAACATAATAAATCTCCAACCTTGGCAGGATAACAGAACCATGAATCTGAATCAAATTTCTTATCTTCTATTGGATTTGTTTTCATCTCAGGAAAAACACCATCTCTTTTATTACGTTTAGAATAAGCAATAAATGGTGGATGAATAACCACAGATTCAATAAATGGGATTTCATCTAAATTACGATATTCATATGGTAAAAATGGTCGCATATGTGTCACAGTTAATCCAGCATTCACCCCTGCTGTAATTTGACGCATAACTTTATCTTTTTTACCAAGTGCTCTTTCGATGGTACGATAGACTTCCAAAACCAATTCTTCAAATTCATTTTGGGCATCAGCAAATTGAACATTTTGATAACCAGCACGTTTCGTTTCATTAAAAACAACTGCATATCTTTGAAGACGTCTCCAGAATAAGTAAATATCTTCAACAAGTGCAATGAACATATCATTATCTTTAAAATATTTTTGAGCTTCTGGACGAATACTGCAAACTTCATCAACAGACATAACTAATAATAATTTAAAGATTCCTCTTAAGTTTTCTAACAAATCAACATCATCTTCTTGAATACTATGAAGATATACATAAATAGTTGTATCTTTTCTTTTTATATTCCTAATATATTTTTCTAAGACTTTTGCAAAAGATTCACTTTCTATCAATTGACAGCGACTTTGACAAAACTCTTCTGAGAAATTTAAAATAGCATTACCTCTTGTGACATTAAATTTATACGCCATAATTCCACCCTTCCTTTAGATATATCAATCTATATCCCTTTTGATTATCATACATTCTATCAAAAAAAGTTCTCCTTGACTACTAAAAACGTAAAATTTATTCAATGATAGCGTTTTTATTTTTAAAATTTATCTTTTTTTCATTTTTTAATACTATTTTTTCTATAAAATAGACAGATACATATACATTTTTATGAGAAATATAAATATCATGACTATTCTTTCTTAAATCTATACTATCATTATTGTATACAATCCTTCCTCGACCATAATCAAAATGATAGTCGCTGTCGCTCAATTGATATGTTAAAGTGTGCTTATTTTGATCAATATAGACACGAGCATTCTTATCCATAATCACAACCATATTATACATATCATTTAATGATGCATACCATATATCATCTTTTTGAAATGCTTTCAAATCAAAGGTATAGATTTTGTCATTCTGACGATAACTTGCAACATATGTTTCTATCTTTCCATTATATTCTTCATCATGAACTTTATGCGACATCAAATATATAAACAAGCCAATAATAATGCTGACAATAACTCCGACAGTTATCAAACGATCATATCTGATTTTCATTTTTTCTCCTCCAAAATAAAAAGGTCTTATCAAAAGACCTTAAAAAACACACGACCAACAACCTGATCATCAAAATCAATATATCCAATCATTCGTGAATCTATACTATTATTACGGTTATCTCCCATAACAAAGACTTTTCCTTCTGGTATATCATAGGCAAAATCTTCATTGCCTACCATCGCTTCCTTGATATAGTCTTCATTCAATAATTCTCCATTACGATAAAGTTTATTGTCTTTCATTTCAATATGATCACCTGGTAATCCTATAATTCTTTTAATAATTTGATCTTCTCCAGGACTCACATGATATGCCACAACAACAATATCATTATAAGAAGGCTGTCCTTTCTTATAAAAGACTTTATCTACAAGAATAATATTACCATTATGATAAGTTGGTTCCATTGAAGCACCAACAACACGAGAGATTTGTATAAAATAAAGGACTGCTAAAGTGAATACAACTGTTATAATAATCACTTTTATATATTCAAACAAGGATTTCTTGATATCTTCTTTTTCCATTTCTATCACCTTGATTTATTATATCACATTATCCTCCATCTTTTAAGCGTGTTCTCAATTTTGTCACAATTTTTTTCTCAAGTCGTGAAACCTGAACTTGTGAAATTCCCAATCTTTGAGCTATAGCTTCCTGATTATAATCTAATTGATAACGCATATAGATAATCATTTTCTCTTTCTCATCTAGTTTTTCCATTTCCATTTCCAAGGCAATTTTTTCAAACCACATATGATCACTCTTATCAATTAATCTATCTTCCATACTAATTGTTGAACCATCTTTTTCATATATTGGTTCACTTAATGAAGTTGGGTAGTAAGATGAGTCAATAGCTTCAACAACATCATGTACATCTACCTCCAAATAACGGGCAACTTCTTCAACAGTAGGTTCTTCATTATTTTCTGCCTGCAATATCTCTTTGGCTTTGGTGACCTTGATATTTAATTCTTTGAGTGAACGTGAAACTTTGATTGTTCCATCATCACGGAAATATCTTTTGATTTCTCCCATAATAATAGGAACAGCATATGTTGAAAATTGGACATTATATGATGGATCAAAATGATTAATAGCTTTCATTAATCCAATGCAACCAATTTGAAACAAATCTTCCTTATCATAATAGCTATTCTTGAATCTATGAACAATAGACCATACCAATCCAAGATTATCTTTGACCACCTGTTCTTTAGCTTGTTCATCCCCTGAACGCACCTTTACAAGTAAGTCTAATGTTTTTGAGCTAGCCATTATCTTTCAGTCTTTTTGTGATGATTAGTTTTGTTCCTATATTGACAACACTTTCTATCTCTAATGAGTCAGCAAGTGTTTCTATGATTGTCATTCCCATTCCTGCATGTTCTAAGTCTTTTGCGGTTGTATAAAAAGGTGTTTTCACCTGATCTAAGTTTTCAATGCCTTTTCCATAATCCTGTATAATGAGTTTGACTTGACGATCTTCTATTTGTACTTTCATAACAACCATACACTCTGGGTTATGATTATAGCCATGAATAATCGCATTGCTGACACCTTCTGCAACAATTGTCTTAAATTCAATAATCTCGTCGATTGTTGGATTTAAAGGTGTTAAAAAAGCACCTACTGTCGTACGAGCAAAGTTCTCATTATCAAGTGATGCACTAAAGCTAACTTCCATTTGATTCATAGTGTCCCCTCCTTTAAACTTTCAATTGTTTCATAATAAGGCATAATTTGAAATAATCCTGTTAATTCAAATAAACGATATGCTACCTGATTTAAACCTGTTAAAATAAGAGTTCTATGATCAAACTTGAGTTGGTTATAACGACCTAAAACCAAACCAATTCCTGAACTATCAATAAAAGATGTGCCTTTAAAATCAAAAACGACGTCTTCATTTGTTTCTTCTAGTAGATCACTTAATTGTTGACGATAAACAGGGGCATTAACACAATCTATTTCACCTTGAAAATGGACAATAATTAACTGATCTGTAATTTCTATATTCATACTGTTTTCCACATCAATTCCTCCTTCTTTGCTATCATATACCAATTCAATTTGAAAGAAAATCGATTCGCTAAAACTAGAACAAAACCTACAAAAGTAGAAAAAATCTGCACTTTTAAATTTTTACATTATTATAGATAAAAAGATCTTGATTAACTTAAAGAAATGTATTGATATAAAAATTTGATTAAGATAAAGTTTACAAATGAGGACAAGAAAAGAGAGGAATATAAATAACCATTAAGATAAGATAATGTATGAGGAGGAACTTGCATGGAATGGTTAATGAATTTAAATAAAGCCATAGAATATATTGAAAACAATTTGGATAAAGAAATATCTAATGATGAAGCAGCACGTATTGCCTGTTGTTCAACGTACTATTTTCAACGTATGTTTACCTATGTAACAGGTATTTCATTAGCGGAGTATATTCGTCGTCGCAGGATGTCGCAAGCGGCTTTTGAATTACAAAGAACAGAACAAAAGGTCATAGATATTGCATTGAAATATGGATATTCTTCCCCTACTTCTTTTAATAGAGCATTTCAAAATGTTCATGGTATGACTCCCACTGCTGCTAAAAACATGGGAAGTATATTAAATGCATATCCACCAATCAAATTTTCTGTTGAAGTTACAGGCGGTCATGTTATGTCATATCACATTGAGAAAAAAGATGCTATGCGTATTGTTGGCATCCGTACTCCATTAGTTGAAGACATGGGAGAAAATCACAAAAATATCCCCAACTTTTGGAAAGAAACAAGACAAGGAATGAATTTTCAAAAAATATGTTCTTTATCTACATTAGAACCTCGAGGAATTTTAGGAATCAGTGTTTATCAGAATCCTGAGAATATTTTTTACTATATTGCTGCAGCAAGTGATAAACCTATTTTAGAAGGAATGTACGAATATGAAATACCAGCAGCAACATGGGTTATCTTTAAAACTGATGGACATTTTCAAGAGAGTGTACAAAGTGTTTTTCAACGATTTTATAAAGAATGGCTATTATTCTCGGGCTATGAATATGCAGGACTTCCTGATATTGAGGTATATCCCATAGAAGAGGAAAAACCCATAAGTGGTTATTCTGAAGTGTGGATTGCCATAAAAAAGAAGGAGAATTAATTTATGAACTATCAAATTGTATTAAAAGATATTGAACCAATTCATGTCGCTTATATGAAGTATGTGGGAGTTGTTACTGAAGCCAATAAAGTTTTTCCTCATGTCTTTAAAGCGATTATGGGAAAGACAAATGGGGCGCCCTTATTCAACTATCTCTCACTTAATAAAGAAACGAAAATTGGAGAGATGGAACTTTGTGTTCCAACAAACGCAACACCTACTGGAAATGGTATAGAAACTAAGCAATTACCACGCATAAAAGCAATCTGCGTTACTCATATCGGTCCCTATGAAACACTTTCACTTGCATATGAATGTATTAATGATTTTGCCAAACAAAATAAATTTATCTTAGTTCCACCTTTTCGCGAAGTTTTCATAAAAGGTCCTGGCATGCTCTTAAAAGGGAATCCCAGCAAATACATTACAGAAATACAATTTCCAATTATGGAGGAATAAATATGTACGCTATTCAGACACAAAACACCGTTAAAAAATACAAGAATGGTGTACAGGCATTAAACGGAATTAATATTTCTGTAAAAACAGGTGAAATTTTCTCTCTACTAGGGCAAAATGGAGCAGGAAAATCTACACTTATTAAGATACTCACAACTTACTTAAAACCGACTTCTGGTAAAGTGATTATGTTTGATCAAGATATTCACAATCAGACTGATGTTGTACGTTCAACAATTGCATGTGTTGCCCAACAAACTTCTATTGATACACATTTATCCTTAGAAGAAAACATGATGTTTCAAAGCCGTCTTTATAAAATTCCTAAAGCTAAAGCAAAAGAAAAGATAGAGGAATTAATAAGAGATTTTGAACTAGAACAATATAGAAATTATCCTGTATCATCTTATTCTGGTGGAGTAAAAAGGCGCTTAGATATTGCATTGAACATGATGTCAAATCCAAAAATCTTATTTTTAGATGAACCAACTGTTGGAATGGATATCCAATCACGAATGAGGATGTGGGATATGTTGTTAAAAATACGTGAT harbors:
- the lepB gene encoding signal peptidase I, encoding MEKEDIKKSLFEYIKVIIITVVFTLAVLYFIQISRVVGASMEPTYHNGNIILVDKVFYKKGQPSYNDIVVVAYHVSPGEDQIIKRIIGLPGDHIEMKDNKLYRNGELLNEDYIKEAMVGNEDFAYDIPEGKVFVMGDNRNNSIDSRMIGYIDFDDQVVGRVFFKVF
- a CDS encoding SigB/SigF/SigG family RNA polymerase sigma factor; amino-acid sequence: MASSKTLDLLVKVRSGDEQAKEQVVKDNLGLVWSIVHRFKNSYYDKEDLFQIGCIGLMKAINHFDPSYNVQFSTYAVPIIMGEIKRYFRDDGTIKVSRSLKELNIKVTKAKEILQAENNEEPTVEEVARYLEVDVHDVVEAIDSSYYPTSLSEPIYEKDGSTISMEDRLIDKSDHMWFEKIALEMEMEKLDEKEKMIIYMRYQLDYNQEAIAQRLGISQVQVSRLEKKIVTKLRTRLKDGG
- the spoIIAB gene encoding anti-sigma F factor; the encoded protein is MNQMEVSFSASLDNENFARTTVGAFLTPLNPTIDEIIEFKTIVAEGVSNAIIHGYNHNPECMVVMKVQIEDRQVKLIIQDYGKGIENLDQVKTPFYTTAKDLEHAGMGMTIIETLADSLEIESVVNIGTKLIITKRLKDNG
- a CDS encoding STAS domain-containing protein (This anti-anti-sigma factor, or anti-sigma factor antagonist, belongs to a family that includes characterized members SpoIIAA, RsbV, RsfA, and RsfB.), whose translation is MENSMNIEITDQLIIVHFQGEIDCVNAPVYRQQLSDLLEETNEDVVFDFKGTSFIDSSGIGLVLGRYNQLKFDHRTLILTGLNQVAYRLFELTGLFQIMPYYETIESLKEGTL
- a CDS encoding AraC family transcriptional regulator translates to MEWLMNLNKAIEYIENNLDKEISNDEAARIACCSTYYFQRMFTYVTGISLAEYIRRRRMSQAAFELQRTEQKVIDIALKYGYSSPTSFNRAFQNVHGMTPTAAKNMGSILNAYPPIKFSVEVTGGHVMSYHIEKKDAMRIVGIRTPLVEDMGENHKNIPNFWKETRQGMNFQKICSLSTLEPRGILGISVYQNPENIFYYIAAASDKPILEGMYEYEIPAATWVIFKTDGHFQESVQSVFQRFYKEWLLFSGYEYAGLPDIEVYPIEEEKPISGYSEVWIAIKKKEN
- a CDS encoding GyrI-like domain-containing protein, with protein sequence MNYQIVLKDIEPIHVAYMKYVGVVTEANKVFPHVFKAIMGKTNGAPLFNYLSLNKETKIGEMELCVPTNATPTGNGIETKQLPRIKAICVTHIGPYETLSLAYECINDFAKQNKFILVPPFREVFIKGPGMLLKGNPSKYITEIQFPIMEE
- a CDS encoding ABC transporter ATP-binding protein, which produces MYAIQTQNTVKKYKNGVQALNGINISVKTGEIFSLLGQNGAGKSTLIKILTTYLKPTSGKVIMFDQDIHNQTDVVRSTIACVAQQTSIDTHLSLEENMMFQSRLYKIPKAKAKEKIEELIRDFELEQYRNYPVSSYSGGVKRRLDIALNMMSNPKILFLDEPTVGMDIQSRMRMWDMLLKIRDHFGTTIFLTTHYLEEADQLSDTICIMKDGKDVIQGTPLQLRSLIHQDSLQIQFLTQNEVQECLPLFQQLFVGRSVFARNKSIIVNIQNSHSDMEKAMNFLLKNHIPCQSIQIIQPTLEDVFLRLTTKKEQEVKKENECLGNITQKY